One Pyrococcus furiosus DSM 3638 genomic region harbors:
- a CDS encoding type II toxin-antitoxin system VapC family toxin, whose translation MPLPPDITFDSLALIKMHSQSMKKILEITLAKFTVNLSIVTVYRYLTVRAYLKKNIELELDVLKDIYNIVPLNEEIAIKAAQIEADLMRKGMMPDIEDVLTAATAIYTKSLLITDDSKRYEPMRRFGLDTMPLDKFVKEVELMVEKELI comes from the coding sequence ATGCCCCTTCCACCAGATATAACTTTTGATAGTCTAGCTTTGATAAAAATGCACTCTCAAAGCATGAAGAAGATACTGGAGATAACGTTAGCAAAGTTTACCGTAAATTTGTCAATAGTTACTGTATACCGCTACCTCACTGTAAGGGCATACCTAAAGAAGAACATTGAACTTGAGCTAGATGTGTTAAAGGATATCTACAACATAGTTCCTCTTAACGAGGAGATAGCCATAAAAGCCGCTCAGATTGAAGCAGATTTAATGAGAAAGGGCATGATGCCCGATATAGAAGATGTACTGACAGCAGCAACGGCGATATATACAAAGAGTTTACTAATAACCGATGATTCAAAAAGATACGAGCCTATGAGGAGATTTGGTCTAGACACAATGCCCTTGGACAAATTTGTAAAAGAAGTAGAATTAATGGTGGAGAAAGAACTCATATGA
- the bgaS gene encoding beta-galactosidase BgaS, with translation MEFYWGVVQSAFQFEMGDPYRKNIDTRSDWWHWVRDPYNIKNELVSGDLPEEGINNYDLYEIDHRLAKDLGLNAYQLTIEWSRIFPCPTFSVDVKVERDGYGLIKRIKIKKENLEELDQLANHREVEHYLNVLRNLKKLGFTTFVTLNHQTNPIWIHDPIAVRANFQKARARGWVDEKTIVEFVKYVAYVAWKFDQYVDYWATFDEPMVTVELGYLAPYVGWPPGILNPSAAKRAIINQIVAHAKAYDAIKEYSSKPVGIILNIIPAYPFDPNDPKHVKAAENYDLFHNRLFLEAVNRGNVDLEVTGEYTKIPHLKRNDWIGNNYYTREVVKHIEPKYEELPLVTFVGVEGYGYSGNPNSISPDNNPTSDFGWEVFPQGLYDSTLEAAEYKKDIFITENGIADSKDILRPRYIVDHVREVKRLIENGIKVGGYFHWALTDNYEWAMGFKIRFGLYEVDLITKERIPRRKSVETYKMIVAEGIE, from the coding sequence ATGGAATTTTACTGGGGAGTCGTTCAATCGGCATTCCAGTTTGAAATGGGAGATCCCTATAGAAAAAACATAGACACTAGAAGTGATTGGTGGCATTGGGTCAGAGACCCATACAACATTAAAAATGAGCTCGTCAGTGGAGATTTACCTGAAGAAGGAATAAACAACTATGACCTTTATGAGATAGACCACAGATTGGCCAAAGATCTAGGTTTAAACGCTTACCAATTAACGATAGAATGGAGCAGAATTTTTCCATGCCCTACTTTTAGCGTAGATGTTAAGGTTGAGAGGGATGGGTATGGGCTGATAAAAAGGATAAAGATAAAAAAAGAAAACCTGGAGGAACTTGACCAACTCGCTAATCATAGGGAAGTAGAACACTACCTAAATGTCTTAAGAAACTTAAAAAAGCTTGGATTCACAACATTCGTTACATTAAATCATCAGACTAATCCAATATGGATCCACGATCCAATAGCAGTTAGAGCAAATTTTCAGAAGGCTAGGGCAAGGGGATGGGTAGATGAGAAAACAATAGTGGAATTTGTAAAATATGTTGCCTATGTAGCTTGGAAGTTTGATCAATACGTTGATTATTGGGCAACATTTGATGAGCCGATGGTAACAGTTGAGCTCGGGTATTTGGCACCGTACGTTGGCTGGCCTCCGGGGATCCTTAATCCATCTGCAGCCAAAAGAGCGATAATTAATCAGATAGTGGCTCATGCTAAGGCATATGATGCAATAAAAGAATATTCATCCAAACCTGTTGGAATAATCCTCAACATAATTCCGGCGTATCCATTTGATCCAAATGATCCCAAGCATGTAAAAGCCGCAGAGAACTATGATCTTTTCCACAATAGGTTGTTCTTAGAGGCGGTAAATAGAGGAAATGTTGACCTAGAAGTTACAGGTGAATACACCAAAATCCCACACTTAAAGAGAAATGATTGGATTGGAAACAACTATTACACCAGAGAAGTTGTTAAGCACATCGAACCAAAATATGAAGAGTTGCCATTAGTTACATTTGTTGGAGTTGAAGGGTACGGATACTCTGGAAATCCAAACAGCATATCACCAGATAATAATCCAACAAGCGATTTTGGTTGGGAGGTATTTCCCCAAGGTCTCTATGATTCTACTCTGGAAGCTGCAGAATATAAAAAGGATATCTTCATAACAGAAAATGGTATTGCTGATTCAAAAGATATACTAAGGCCAAGATACATTGTTGACCACGTTAGAGAAGTTAAAAGGTTGATAGAAAATGGAATAAAGGTGGGAGGATACTTCCACTGGGCACTGACTGACAACTATGAATGGGCAATGGGATTTAAAATTAGGTTTGGGTTATATGAAGTAGATCTAATAACTAAAGAAAGAATTCCAAGAAGGAAAAGTGTTGAAACATATAAAATGATTGTAGCGGAGGGGATTGAATGA
- a CDS encoding ABC transporter substrate-binding protein, with protein MKKYLATVLVAALVLSNLGVVLAAEELPREETLYTANSSPPTNANPLQGSNIIPIAGLVFEPLFMLNFMKTELIPWLADYGKWVNNNVFEVKLREGTKWQDGKSLTANDVKFSFEYYEKVGLKDWSRYGLTEIKVVDDRTVQFVFSGTPNVWAWRNELYSVLILPEHIFKDLDPQQVTQMTFLGAEQKYLVGSGAYKLYKVVEQQKAIFVRNDDWWGAKYFGLPSPKYIVQLYVGSNDQAANMFLKGDLDVGTYYVDIVELKKQNPYIVSWLDRPPYFPPVVPVIMYFNVKHKPLDNLLVRKAIAEAICPSQIVKQGPISDLPDQTPLGNVMKPWKEKIGVSQLIEKYGWKYCNPSEAAELLDQAGIKDIDGDGIREYNGQDLVLTFAACGVCSDWMQAVEIVVNQLKAVGIKVDVKKYDWGTMVSKQQAGEFDLTMHWAGTFKPDPYSVYYDLLYYYKSDQEKGGANFGNYYNSKANELLDELAKTPDEAKQVQLLAELTKIWLQDIPAVPLYMGTLFYEANTQYWANWPNEDNPYGVPIFWPGFGTWGTALAFLGVRPAKAVSPTTSTVIQEKTETVTQEKTKTVVQTVTVTQTPTETATSPTETEGICGPAILVGLAVVPLLLRRRRR; from the coding sequence ATGAAGAAATACCTTGCTACAGTTTTAGTTGCTGCCCTAGTTTTGAGCAATCTTGGAGTAGTTCTTGCAGCAGAAGAACTTCCAAGAGAAGAAACACTGTATACCGCCAATAGCTCCCCGCCAACCAATGCAAATCCCCTTCAGGGGAGTAACATAATACCAATAGCCGGGTTGGTGTTTGAACCACTGTTTATGTTGAACTTCATGAAAACAGAACTCATTCCTTGGCTTGCAGACTATGGAAAGTGGGTAAACAACAATGTATTTGAAGTTAAGCTAAGAGAAGGAACTAAATGGCAAGATGGCAAGTCTTTAACAGCTAATGATGTTAAGTTCTCATTTGAATACTACGAGAAAGTCGGACTTAAGGACTGGTCAAGGTATGGACTTACTGAGATTAAAGTTGTAGACGACAGAACAGTACAATTTGTTTTTAGTGGGACTCCAAACGTCTGGGCATGGAGAAACGAGCTTTATAGTGTTTTAATTCTTCCAGAACACATCTTCAAAGATCTCGATCCCCAACAGGTCACCCAGATGACATTCTTGGGAGCTGAGCAAAAATACTTGGTTGGTTCAGGGGCATATAAACTTTACAAAGTTGTCGAACAACAAAAGGCAATATTCGTGAGAAACGACGATTGGTGGGGTGCGAAGTACTTTGGACTACCAAGTCCCAAGTACATAGTCCAGCTTTACGTTGGTTCAAATGATCAAGCAGCAAACATGTTCCTTAAGGGGGATCTTGATGTAGGTACTTATTACGTGGATATAGTTGAACTCAAGAAGCAGAACCCCTACATAGTCAGCTGGCTCGATAGGCCACCCTACTTCCCACCCGTTGTTCCTGTTATCATGTACTTCAACGTTAAGCACAAGCCTCTCGACAACCTACTTGTAAGAAAGGCTATAGCTGAGGCAATTTGTCCCTCTCAAATAGTCAAACAAGGTCCAATCAGTGACCTCCCAGACCAAACTCCACTGGGTAACGTCATGAAGCCATGGAAGGAGAAGATAGGGGTTAGCCAGCTAATTGAGAAGTATGGATGGAAGTACTGTAACCCAAGTGAAGCCGCTGAACTATTAGACCAAGCTGGAATCAAAGACATTGATGGAGATGGAATAAGGGAGTATAATGGACAGGATCTTGTTCTAACATTTGCCGCATGTGGAGTATGTAGTGACTGGATGCAGGCTGTAGAAATTGTAGTTAACCAGCTAAAAGCAGTGGGAATAAAGGTTGACGTCAAGAAGTACGATTGGGGAACAATGGTTAGCAAGCAACAAGCAGGTGAATTTGATTTAACAATGCACTGGGCTGGAACGTTTAAGCCCGATCCATACAGCGTCTATTACGACCTCCTCTACTACTACAAGAGTGACCAAGAGAAGGGTGGAGCAAACTTTGGCAACTACTACAATTCAAAGGCAAATGAGTTGCTCGATGAACTTGCAAAGACACCAGATGAAGCAAAGCAAGTTCAACTTCTTGCCGAGCTGACAAAGATATGGCTCCAAGACATTCCAGCAGTCCCACTCTACATGGGTACATTATTCTATGAAGCAAACACCCAATACTGGGCCAACTGGCCAAATGAAGACAATCCGTATGGTGTACCCATCTTCTGGCCAGGCTTTGGTACCTGGGGTACAGCTCTAGCCTTCCTGGGAGTTAGACCAGCAAAAGCAGTAAGCCCAACTACTTCCACAGTTATCCAGGAGAAGACCGAGACAGTTACCCAGGAGAAAACTAAAACAGTAGTTCAAACCGTTACAGTAACTCAAACTCCAACAGAGACTGCAACGTCACCAACAGAAACTGAAGGAATTTGTGGGCCCGCAATTTTAGTAGGTCTAGCTGTAGTCCCACTCCTTCTAAGAAGGAGGAGGCGTTGA